A genome region from Camelina sativa cultivar DH55 chromosome 10, Cs, whole genome shotgun sequence includes the following:
- the LOC104719186 gene encoding adenine DNA glycosylase-like isoform X1, with the protein MACLLRVARNPTFERSTVASKRQNPKTIPSFHCKASSLRTKTMSQSSAPGEKLKRKRREKKAEEEEEAIGGDIEDLFSDKETQKIRMSLLDWYDANKRDLPWRKRKDESEKERRAYEVWVSEIMLQQTRVQTVLEYYKRWMHKWPTIYDLAQASLEEVNEMWAGLGYYRRGRFLLEGAKMVVAGKDGFPNQVSSLMKVKGIGEYTAGAIASIAFNEAVPVVDGNLIRVLARLKAISANPKDRLTARNFWKLAAQLVDPSRPGDFNQSLMELGATLCTVSKPSCSSCPVSSQCRAYSLSLENRTISVTNYPTKVVKAKPRCDFCSVCVLEILNLERNQSGGRFVLVKRPEEGLLAGLWEFPSVILDKEAGLATRRNAINLYLKDAFQVEPKKTCTIVSRKELGEFVHIFTHIRRKVYVELLVVQLTGGTDDLFKDQANHTLTWKCVGSDALSTMGLTSAVRKVYSMVEAHKQGSSVAPDSSNRAAISRKRRIS; encoded by the exons ATGGCTTGTCTTCTTCGCGTGGCTCGAAACCCTACATTTGAAAGATCAACGGTCGCTTCAAAGAGACAAAATCCAAAGACAATTCCAAGTTTTCATTGCAAAGCTTCGAGCTTGAGGACCAAAACGATGTCTCAATCTTCTGCTCCTGGCGAGAAACTCAAGAGAAAGCGCCGAGAgaaaaaagcagaagaagaagaagaagcgattgGAGGAGATATAGAGGATCTCTTTAGCgacaaagaaactcaaaaaatcAGAATGTCTTTACTTGACTGGTACGATGCGAATAAGAGAGATCTTCCATGGAGGAAGAGAAAGGATGAAAgtgaaaaggagagaagagCTTATGAGGTTTGGGTATCGGAGATTATGCTGCAGCAAACTAGGGTTCAGACTGTTTTGGAGTATTACAAACGTTGGATGCATAAATGGCCAACCATTTATGACCTTGCTCAAGCTTCCCTTGAG GAGGTAAACGAAATGTGGGCAGGTTTGGGGTACTATCGGCGGGGGCGTTTTCTTTTAGAG GGAGCGAAGATGGTTGTTGCAGGGAAGGATGGTTTTCCTAATCAAGTGTCTAGCTTGATGAAAGTTAAAGGAATAGGAGAGTACACAGCCGGAGCAATTGCCTCTATTGCTTTCAATGAG GCGGTACCTGTTGTTGATGGAAACTTGATAAGAGTACTTGCCAGACTAAAGGCCATCTCAGCTAATCCAAAAGACCGGCTTACAGCTAGGAATTTCTG GAAACTAGCTGCCCAGCTAGTGGATCCTTCACGTCCTGGAGATTTCAACCAATCTCTGATGGAGCTTGGTGCTACTCTATGTACTGTTTCAAAGCCAAGTTGCTCTTCTTGTCCTGTTTCCAGCCAATGCCGTGCATATTCACTTTCCCTGGAGAACAGAACCATTTCCGTGACAAATTATCCTACAAAAGTGGTCAAGGCCAAGCCAAGGTGCGACTTTTGTTCCGTATGTGTTTTGGAAATACTGAACCTGGAGAGAAACCAATCAGGAGGTAGATTTGTTCTTGTAAAGAGACCTGAAGAGGGTCTGCTTGCTGGTCTTTGGGAGTTCCCATCTGTTATATTGGATAAGGAAGCTGGTTTGGCAACAAGGAGGAACGCGATCAACCTCTACCTTAAGGACGCATTTCAAGTAGAACCCAAGAAAACATGCACTATAGTTTCGAGAAAAGAACTTGGAGAATTCGTCCACATTTTCACACACATACGTCGAAAAGTGTATGTGGAGCTATTAGTTGTACAACTGACAG GTGGAACAGATGATCTGTTCAAAGATCAGGCAAATCACACTCTGACATGGAAGTGTGTGGGCAGTGATGCTCTTTCTACCATGGGACTGACATCGGCTGTTAGAAAG GTGTATTCAATGGTTGAAGCTCACAAGCAAGGTTCATCTGTTGCTCCTGACTCATCAAATAGAGCAGCCATATCGAGGAAACGAAGAATCTCATGA
- the LOC104719186 gene encoding adenine DNA glycosylase-like isoform X2, producing the protein MACLLRVARNPTFERSTVASKRQNPKTIPSFHCKASSLRTKTMSQSSAPGEKLKRKRREKKAEEEEEAIGGDIEDLFSDKETQKIRMSLLDWYDANKRDLPWRKRKDESEKERRAYEVWVSEIMLQQTRVQTVLEYYKRWMHKWPTIYDLAQASLEEVNEMWAGLGYYRRGRFLLEGAKMVVAGKDGFPNQVSSLMKVKGIGEYTAGAIASIAFNEAVPVVDGNLIRVLARLKAISANPKDRLTARNFWKLAAQLVDPSRPGDFNQSLMELGATLCTVSKPSCSSCPVSSQCRAYSLSLENRTISVTNYPTKVVKAKPRCDFCSVCVLEILNLERNQSGGRFVLVKRPEEGLLAGLWEFPSVILDKEAGLATRRNAINLYLKDAFQVEPKKTCTIVSRKELGEFVHIFTHIRRKVYVELLVVQLTDDLFKDQANHTLTWKCVGSDALSTMGLTSAVRKVYSMVEAHKQGSSVAPDSSNRAAISRKRRIS; encoded by the exons ATGGCTTGTCTTCTTCGCGTGGCTCGAAACCCTACATTTGAAAGATCAACGGTCGCTTCAAAGAGACAAAATCCAAAGACAATTCCAAGTTTTCATTGCAAAGCTTCGAGCTTGAGGACCAAAACGATGTCTCAATCTTCTGCTCCTGGCGAGAAACTCAAGAGAAAGCGCCGAGAgaaaaaagcagaagaagaagaagaagcgattgGAGGAGATATAGAGGATCTCTTTAGCgacaaagaaactcaaaaaatcAGAATGTCTTTACTTGACTGGTACGATGCGAATAAGAGAGATCTTCCATGGAGGAAGAGAAAGGATGAAAgtgaaaaggagagaagagCTTATGAGGTTTGGGTATCGGAGATTATGCTGCAGCAAACTAGGGTTCAGACTGTTTTGGAGTATTACAAACGTTGGATGCATAAATGGCCAACCATTTATGACCTTGCTCAAGCTTCCCTTGAG GAGGTAAACGAAATGTGGGCAGGTTTGGGGTACTATCGGCGGGGGCGTTTTCTTTTAGAG GGAGCGAAGATGGTTGTTGCAGGGAAGGATGGTTTTCCTAATCAAGTGTCTAGCTTGATGAAAGTTAAAGGAATAGGAGAGTACACAGCCGGAGCAATTGCCTCTATTGCTTTCAATGAG GCGGTACCTGTTGTTGATGGAAACTTGATAAGAGTACTTGCCAGACTAAAGGCCATCTCAGCTAATCCAAAAGACCGGCTTACAGCTAGGAATTTCTG GAAACTAGCTGCCCAGCTAGTGGATCCTTCACGTCCTGGAGATTTCAACCAATCTCTGATGGAGCTTGGTGCTACTCTATGTACTGTTTCAAAGCCAAGTTGCTCTTCTTGTCCTGTTTCCAGCCAATGCCGTGCATATTCACTTTCCCTGGAGAACAGAACCATTTCCGTGACAAATTATCCTACAAAAGTGGTCAAGGCCAAGCCAAGGTGCGACTTTTGTTCCGTATGTGTTTTGGAAATACTGAACCTGGAGAGAAACCAATCAGGAGGTAGATTTGTTCTTGTAAAGAGACCTGAAGAGGGTCTGCTTGCTGGTCTTTGGGAGTTCCCATCTGTTATATTGGATAAGGAAGCTGGTTTGGCAACAAGGAGGAACGCGATCAACCTCTACCTTAAGGACGCATTTCAAGTAGAACCCAAGAAAACATGCACTATAGTTTCGAGAAAAGAACTTGGAGAATTCGTCCACATTTTCACACACATACGTCGAAAAGTGTATGTGGAGCTATTAGTTGTACAACTGACAG ATGATCTGTTCAAAGATCAGGCAAATCACACTCTGACATGGAAGTGTGTGGGCAGTGATGCTCTTTCTACCATGGGACTGACATCGGCTGTTAGAAAG GTGTATTCAATGGTTGAAGCTCACAAGCAAGGTTCATCTGTTGCTCCTGACTCATCAAATAGAGCAGCCATATCGAGGAAACGAAGAATCTCATGA
- the LOC104719188 gene encoding homeobox-DDT domain protein RLT3-like: MKRKSPVQVQALEAFYFEQMYPTPKEMEDMGKSLGFTVKEVSGWFKRRRSRGKGMISPADDVVGAGNPQSYNTSRIRSSRCDFRAGVKKRSSVETRKANCQELFTSQHILAKIFRKDGPPLGSEFDHLSSGARKASWLGTSSVEQQKQIMTRKRKISELMDHTIQENATVMKHGIGKGLMTVWRVMNPNRRDVSPCVGLLDERATLPQSSACNPPHQKKKQRQLASILKQKLLQKRSTEKKRRCINREVELNKDETQREFKENCELALDREVFKETCQTTSILVDDEELEMRERQERGNPLTCSCHHSSSGSHGCFLYALIGAWRKSAHRLWAKRLRRSSTVSEMTQVIGDFVGAINEDWLWHSSDQGHSNALLGETISCYPSMPQTTSAMALWLVGEPLGGSCSSDLDIM, translated from the exons ATGAAGAGGAAATCGCCAGTACAAGTTCAAGCTCTTGAGGCTTTTTATTTCG AGCAAATGTATCCGACACCTAAGGAAATGGAGGACATGGGcaagtctttagggtttacaGTGAAGGAAGTAAGTGGGTGGTTCAAGAGGAGAAGAAGTAGAGGAAAAGGCATGATATCGCCGGCGGATGATGTGGTGGGAGCAGGGAATCCTCAGTCATACAATACATCTCGCATTAGGAGTTCCAGATGTGATTTTAGAGCAGGTGTTAAGAAAAGATCTAGTGTTGAGACAAGGAAGGCCAATTGCCAAGAGTTGTTTACTTCACAACACATTTTGGCCAAGATCTTTCGAAAGGATGGTCCGCCGCTTGGTTCTGAGTTTGACCATCTCTCGTCTGGAGCACGCAAAG CTTCTTGGCTAGGCACTTCATCTGTCGAGCAACAGAAACAGATAATGACAAGAAAGAGAAAG atttctgaGCTGATGGATCATACCATTCAAGAGAATGCTACTGTGATGAAACATGGTATTGGAAAGGGTTTGATGACAGTATGGCGGGTAATGAATCCAAACAGGAGGGACGTATCTCCTTGCGTTGGTTTATTGGATGAAAGAGCTACATTACCTCAAAGCTCAGCATGTAATCCCccacatcaaaagaaaaagcaaagacAATTAGCGTCAATACTG AAGCAGAAACTGTTGCAGAAGAGGTCGACAGAAAAGAAGAGGCGTTGTATAAATAGAGAG GTGGAATTGAACAAAGATGAAACTCAAAGGGAATTTAAAGAAAACTGTGAGCTTGCCCTGGACAGGGAGGTATTTAAAGAAACCTGCCAAACAACTTCGATACTAGTGGATGACGAGGAATTAGAGATGCGTGAGCGACAGGAGAGAGGAAACCCGTTGACTTGTTCATGCCATCATTCTAGTAGTGGATCTCATGGTTGTTTTCTTT ATGCCTTGATTGGTGCATGGAGAAAGTCAGCTCATAGGTTATGGGCCAAAAGACTTCGGCGAAGCTCAACCGTGTCTGAAATGACGCAG GTAATTGGTGACTTTGTTGGGGCAATCAATGAAGATTGGCTATGGCACTCTAGTGATCAAGGGCATTCTAATGCTTTATTGGGAGAAACTATAAGTTGCTACCCTTCGATGCCGCAAACAACTTCTGCGATGGCTCTATGGTTG GTAGGCGAGCCTCTAGGAGGGAGTTGTAGCTCTGATCTGGACATCATGTAA
- the LOC104720447 gene encoding uncharacterized protein LOC104720447: MNPPKKNFRENCFRRVREDRTRLLWKLRLSDCQSSDRKEIINSAFQDIVTDELKKIEDWSRNLSGNQTVTPDSDDILWEYDEQGLKDVYEGDSEEILLEMQQIFYKDLCSETTTTVNGSYVQNQTWEDEEDDYLATLVSHNMCLNSELELKQIWCPICKKGKLMENHRHIYCNMCNMQLNKGQEVNLDILQERLAEAHAEHLEGGCRLKPEFSVQTNYNLKALYITCEACNTFEVVV; this comes from the exons Atgaatccaccaaaaaaaaac TTTAGAGAAAACTGTTTCAGAAGAGTTAGAGAAGATAGGACTCGTTTGCTGTGGAAGTTGAGGCTCTCTGATTGTCAATCTTCTGATcgaaag GAGATTATCAATTCTGCTTTCCAGGATATTGTAACTGAcgaattgaaaaaaattgagGATTGGTCGAGAAACCTCTCGGGGAATCAGACTGTAACTCCTGATTCTGATGATATATTATGGGAATATGATGAGCAAGGTCTTAAAGATGTTTATGAAGGTGATAGTGAAGAGATTTTGTTGGAAATGCAACAGATATTTTACAAGGATTTGTGTTCAGAGACTACTACTACAGTAAATG GATCGTATGTTCAGAACCAAACATGGGAAGACGAGGAAGATGATTACTTGGCCACCTTGGTTTCTCACAATATGTGTTTAAATAGTGAACTG GAGCTAAAACAGATATGGTGTCCGATATGCAAGAAAGGAAAGCTTATGGAGAATCACCGACACATCTACTGCAACATGTGTAATATGCAGCTGAACAAAGGCCAAGAG GTTAATCTGGACATTCTGCAAGAACGGTTAGCAGAAGCGCACGCTGAGCATCTCGAGGGAGGATGCAGATTGAAACCCGAGTTCAGTGTTCAGACTAACTATAATTTGAAGGCGTTATACATAACATGTGAAGCTTGTAATACATTTGAGGTTGTTGTATAA